A genomic segment from Actinoplanes sichuanensis encodes:
- a CDS encoding class I SAM-dependent methyltransferase produces the protein MRTLTRCLTLHRRHDHLTASRALQCGFVPMQGERSQLARRIPLRGNDIVLLLDDPADVDADALASALDGPRVDVWSPVTITMDEPGAFESLHLWLSTQPRPFGALAVDRQRTEGLVDPQDRFTCPTLLTADGFAYLTMRKIGDNLWQFGAHGFGPDAHTLTTDLLDLTTIWDRDYRHAATPEITAHPHGTTPPAATGQPQLVVARRHTTIAVTWPAPGAHR, from the coding sequence ATGCGAACCCTGACCCGCTGCCTCACCCTGCACCGCCGCCACGATCACCTCACCGCGAGCAGAGCCCTTCAATGTGGGTTCGTCCCCATGCAAGGTGAGCGCAGCCAGCTCGCCCGCAGGATCCCCCTGCGCGGCAACGACATCGTCCTGCTGCTCGATGACCCTGCCGATGTGGACGCCGACGCGCTCGCCAGCGCCCTCGACGGGCCCCGGGTGGACGTGTGGTCGCCGGTCACCATCACCATGGACGAGCCCGGCGCCTTCGAGAGCCTGCACCTCTGGCTGTCCACCCAGCCTCGCCCGTTCGGCGCCCTCGCCGTCGACCGGCAACGCACCGAGGGCCTGGTCGACCCGCAGGACCGATTCACCTGCCCCACCCTGCTCACTGCCGACGGCTTCGCCTACCTAACCATGCGCAAGATCGGCGACAACCTGTGGCAGTTCGGCGCCCACGGCTTCGGCCCCGACGCGCACACGCTCACCACCGACCTGCTCGACCTCACCACCATCTGGGACCGCGACTACCGACACGCCGCCACGCCAGAGATCACCGCCCATCCCCACGGCACCACCCCACCCGCGGCGACCGGGCAGCCGCAACTCGTCGTGGCCCGCCGGCACACCACTATCGCCGTGACCTGGCCGGCGCCGGGAGCCCACCGATGA
- a CDS encoding AAA family ATPase translates to MTAEPCVECNSAGSALLLVIRGNSGSGKTTTAREVRRRYGARGLALVEQDMVRRVILREHGGGGSDRVAPGLIATMVQTALDGGYHVILEGILHTGQYGDPLREMIAKHPGPTACYFMDVSFEETVRRHRRRPEPIPVEPETMRSWYAGQDLLGVPGEQVIPEDMAFADVVTTILHASGLAQAAPLAPCPTRCARCTEKAAPTGPTES, encoded by the coding sequence ATGACCGCCGAACCTTGCGTCGAATGCAATTCCGCGGGGTCGGCGCTGCTGCTGGTGATCCGCGGCAACAGCGGCAGCGGAAAGACCACCACCGCCCGGGAGGTGCGCCGCCGATACGGGGCTCGCGGCCTAGCCCTCGTGGAGCAGGACATGGTCAGGCGTGTCATCCTGCGCGAACACGGCGGCGGCGGAAGCGATCGGGTCGCTCCCGGTCTCATCGCCACGATGGTGCAGACCGCGCTCGACGGCGGCTACCACGTGATCTTGGAAGGGATCCTGCACACCGGCCAGTACGGCGATCCCCTCCGAGAAATGATCGCCAAGCATCCCGGGCCGACCGCCTGCTACTTCATGGACGTGTCGTTCGAGGAAACGGTGCGCCGGCACCGGCGCCGCCCTGAACCGATCCCGGTCGAGCCGGAGACGATGCGCAGCTGGTACGCGGGACAGGATCTGCTCGGCGTACCGGGGGAACAGGTGATCCCCGAAGACATGGCCTTCGCGGACGTCGTGACGACGATTCTGCACGCCAGCGGCCTCGCTCAGGCCGCCCCGCTGGCGCCCTGCCCGACCAGATGCGCCCGGTGCACGGAAAAGGCCGCCCCTACCGGGCCGACAGAATCATGA
- a CDS encoding GNAT family N-acetyltransferase, with protein MTGWLWPPLEGERVRLRPPAPGDEPALIEMATDTRVRRYLGGPADEATAAARAARKMTAPAWGQFVIVHVVTSQVVGSGSLARKRGPWEVSFQLRWQCCGNGFALEAVQLIRDWFFRYTTEDLLIATTQQANAACRRLLVRAGAVLAGTFEQYQVVQERYEFQRACVRVI; from the coding sequence GTGACCGGATGGCTGTGGCCGCCGCTGGAAGGCGAACGAGTGCGGCTGCGCCCGCCCGCCCCCGGCGACGAGCCGGCACTGATTGAGATGGCCACCGATACGCGGGTACGCCGCTACCTCGGCGGACCTGCCGACGAGGCGACCGCAGCGGCCCGGGCCGCCCGCAAGATGACCGCACCAGCGTGGGGGCAGTTCGTGATCGTCCACGTTGTCACGAGTCAGGTGGTTGGAAGCGGTTCCCTGGCCCGCAAACGCGGCCCCTGGGAAGTCAGCTTCCAACTGCGCTGGCAGTGCTGCGGCAACGGCTTCGCGTTGGAGGCGGTGCAGTTGATCCGCGATTGGTTCTTTCGGTACACCACCGAGGACCTCCTGATTGCCACAACCCAGCAGGCCAACGCCGCCTGCCGGCGGTTGCTGGTACGGGCCGGAGCGGTACTCGCCGGAACGTTCGAGCAGTACCAGGTAGTCCAAGAGCGGTACGAATTCCAACGGGCGTGCGTTCGCGTGATCTGA
- a CDS encoding NUDIX domain-containing protein has translation MILHPSEPGLCVMIRHSYTDQQRWGLPGGGYHPRRESAESAVRRECREELGIEFIGAVEVIDEHLTQLEGKRDSLRIFRGVALSAKLKPNREIAEARWTPLDYSGLPDGRLISRWAEKAIAAHRGTSS, from the coding sequence TTGATCCTGCATCCGTCCGAACCAGGGCTATGCGTGATGATCAGACACTCCTACACCGACCAGCAGCGCTGGGGACTGCCTGGCGGCGGATACCACCCTCGCAGGGAGTCAGCCGAGAGCGCTGTTCGCCGGGAGTGCAGGGAAGAGCTGGGGATCGAATTCATCGGAGCAGTCGAGGTGATCGATGAACATCTTACGCAACTGGAGGGAAAGCGGGATTCTCTGAGAATTTTCAGAGGGGTTGCGTTGTCGGCTAAATTGAAGCCAAATCGAGAAATCGCGGAGGCCCGCTGGACGCCACTTGACTACTCCGGACTGCCCGACGGAAGGCTGATTTCCCGGTGGGCGGAGAAGGCGATTGCTGCCCACCGGGGGACCTCGTCCTAG
- a CDS encoding YdcF family protein: MSVSDDRVADFVDASTPGLGKADLIFVFGSTLPEAVSPAAEAFRSGLAPLIVLTGGPNRRRPAHVESEVHAHQLQGQGIEPERLLVERRSRTSVENVLLARPLIEERLRSIRTVIAVVKWWQRRQVHVLAAGLPTVERIYAATWNPAGRADGRDYDRSSWTSSFDRPRIQREAEYLSKLLTSEELPALSRTEAGWVR; this comes from the coding sequence GTGTCAGTTTCTGATGACCGGGTGGCGGACTTTGTCGACGCCTCAACTCCGGGGCTGGGTAAGGCCGACTTGATCTTTGTATTCGGATCAACCCTGCCCGAAGCTGTCTCGCCAGCCGCCGAGGCCTTTCGGTCGGGGCTCGCGCCGTTGATTGTTCTCACGGGAGGCCCCAACCGCCGCAGACCTGCTCATGTTGAAAGTGAGGTGCACGCGCATCAGCTCCAGGGGCAGGGAATCGAGCCGGAGCGACTGCTTGTCGAACGACGTTCGCGCACCTCGGTGGAGAACGTCCTTCTTGCACGCCCTCTCATCGAGGAACGGCTCAGATCGATACGAACGGTGATCGCTGTAGTCAAATGGTGGCAAAGGCGCCAGGTGCACGTCTTGGCCGCGGGTCTCCCGACGGTCGAACGCATCTACGCTGCCACCTGGAACCCAGCTGGTCGTGCCGATGGGCGCGATTATGACCGAAGTAGCTGGACTTCAAGTTTTGATCGGCCGCGGATCCAGCGCGAGGCCGAATACTTGAGCAAGCTTTTGACTTCTGAAGAATTGCCGGCGCTGTCACGCACGGAAGCCGGTTGGGTTCGGTGA
- a CDS encoding nucleotidyltransferase family protein, translating into MDSVGRLPLDEQIAAFTTALTRNEVLTEVIERTAALQLPDWYVTAGCLFQTVWNVATGRAPTSGIKDYDIFYFDAGDLSWEAEDRVIKAAEETFAGLAADVEIRNEARVHLWYEKKFGVACAPYSSTEAAIDSFAATTCCLGVRREPDGRWRVYAPHGLSDVFNLVLRPNPVLAPREVYETKAARWQELWPELTVLDWPE; encoded by the coding sequence ATGGATTCGGTCGGGCGACTTCCCCTGGATGAACAAATTGCCGCCTTCACGACGGCTCTGACCCGCAACGAGGTCTTGACCGAGGTGATCGAGCGGACTGCTGCCTTGCAATTGCCGGACTGGTACGTCACTGCGGGCTGTCTGTTCCAGACGGTCTGGAACGTCGCCACCGGCAGGGCTCCTACCAGCGGCATCAAGGACTACGACATCTTCTACTTCGATGCCGGCGACCTTTCATGGGAAGCCGAAGACCGCGTGATCAAAGCAGCGGAGGAAACGTTCGCCGGGCTGGCCGCCGATGTGGAGATCCGCAACGAGGCCCGAGTGCACCTGTGGTACGAGAAGAAGTTCGGGGTCGCTTGCGCTCCCTACTCGTCGACCGAGGCGGCAATCGACTCGTTCGCCGCCACGACCTGCTGCCTGGGAGTCCGGCGCGAACCTGATGGCCGGTGGCGTGTTTACGCTCCGCACGGGCTCTCCGACGTATTCAACCTCGTTCTGCGGCCCAACCCTGTCCTGGCCCCACGAGAGGTGTACGAAACCAAGGCGGCCCGATGGCAGGAACTGTGGCCCGAACTCACGGTGCTCGACTGGCCCGAATAG
- a CDS encoding NUDIX domain-containing protein — MGERLEPAKWYASLPSFLSSATALITNPAGTAVLAVKPNYRPHWNLPGGIMEAGEPPHVCCAREVAEELGVNLNLGRLLVLDWVEPTPVRKAWFGYVFDGGLLEDPGQLTLQGEELDDVAFIDESQIRARFTANTADRVHAALKARASNGVAYLHNGRIVPAASSGAL, encoded by the coding sequence GTGGGTGAGCGGTTGGAGCCGGCGAAATGGTATGCGAGCCTGCCGAGTTTTCTGTCGTCGGCCACTGCGCTGATCACTAACCCGGCAGGCACGGCAGTGCTGGCAGTCAAGCCGAACTACCGGCCGCACTGGAACCTGCCGGGCGGCATCATGGAGGCCGGTGAGCCGCCGCACGTGTGTTGCGCCCGTGAGGTCGCCGAAGAGCTGGGTGTGAACCTGAACCTCGGTCGGCTCTTGGTGCTGGACTGGGTCGAGCCCACACCCGTCCGTAAGGCCTGGTTCGGGTACGTGTTCGATGGGGGGCTCCTCGAGGACCCCGGTCAGCTCACCCTCCAGGGAGAGGAACTGGACGACGTCGCGTTCATCGACGAGTCGCAGATCCGGGCGAGGTTTACGGCCAATACCGCGGACCGGGTGCACGCGGCCCTGAAGGCCCGCGCGAGCAACGGCGTGGCATACCTGCATAACGGCAGGATCGTGCCGGCCGCCAGCTCCGGCGCGCTGTAA